Proteins co-encoded in one Candidatus Blochmannia sp. SNP genomic window:
- the trpA gene encoding tryptophan synthase subunit alpha — protein sequence MDRYQELFTRLNQNKSGAFVPFITVGDPNAISFMHIIDTLIESGSDALELGIPFSDPISDGPIIQKSIARAFKSSINFSRCFIILRNIRNKYPNLPIGLLIYANLVFKNGINNFYSHCADLDIDSVLIPDLPIEESLPFYKAAIQHKIAHIFICPPNATEELIHNITRQGCGYIYLVSRPGVTGIEINKKTMNTTVLQNLIQYIQKQEKKIPILQGFGIHTPLQAQESLSLGTSGIISGSEIARIIEENISNLELALKQLKKLVRLMKISMCFYKN from the coding sequence ATGGATCGTTACCAAGAACTATTTACACGTTTAAATCAAAATAAATCAGGAGCATTTGTACCTTTTATTACTGTAGGGGATCCAAATGCTATTTCTTTTATGCATATTATAGATACATTAATTGAATCAGGTTCTGATGCATTAGAACTAGGCATACCATTTTCTGATCCTATATCAGATGGACCTATAATACAAAAAAGCATAGCACGAGCATTCAAATCAAGTATAAATTTTTCACGTTGTTTTATCATATTACGAAATATTCGTAATAAATATCCAAATTTGCCTATCGGGCTATTAATCTATGCAAATTTAGTTTTTAAAAATGGAATAAATAATTTCTATTCACATTGCGCAGATCTAGATATAGATTCTGTGCTAATTCCTGATCTTCCTATAGAAGAAAGCCTACCATTTTATAAAGCTGCCATACAACATAAAATAGCACATATTTTTATTTGTCCACCTAATGCTACTGAAGAATTAATACATAACATTACAAGACAAGGATGCGGATATATCTATTTAGTATCCCGTCCCGGAGTAACTGGGATTGAAATTAATAAAAAAACAATGAACACTACTGTTTTACAGAATTTAATTCAATATATTCAAAAACAAGAAAAAAAAATACCTATCTTACAAGGTTTTGGTATACATACACCACTGCAGGCTCAAGAATCATTATCATTAGGCACCTCTGGAATTATTTCCGGTTCTGAAATTGCAAGAATTATTGAAGAAAATATATCTAATCTAGAATTAGCGCTAAAACAATTAAAAAAATTAGTGCGTCTAATGAAAATATCTATGTGTTTTTATAAGAATTAA
- the trpCF gene encoding bifunctional indole-3-glycerol-phosphate synthase TrpC/phosphoribosylanthranilate isomerase TrpF: MQHTILDEILSYKKIWITKQKKQHPLHTLKNKIQISNRNFYHAVSNKKKTVFILECKKASPSKGIICNNFNPIQIAQTYKKYSSVISVLTDDKYFHGNFDVLYQMSEIVEQPILCKDFFISEWQIYFARLHQADAILLMLSILDDATYKKLAKIAHTLCMGILTEIVNENELKRAKYLGAKVIGINNRNLHDLSIDLNRTITLSKNIPNTITIISESGINNYCQIRKLRQYVDGFLIGTTLMSQPRIDTAVKKLILGENKICGLTRVSDAYIINKLGAIYGGLIFISTSLRYINIITAQHIISNVKNLSYVGVFRNATISYIINIVNILNLSAVQLHGTENQDYINILRKQLPITCHIWKSINMNHRPLLSCNILNVDRYLVDNGGGSGQTFDWSLLSNMQLEKVILAGGLTISNCTKAARIGCLGLDFNSGVEIRPGIKNHNKLIKIFQILSSY; this comes from the coding sequence ATGCAACACACAATACTCGATGAAATTTTATCATATAAAAAAATATGGATAACTAAACAAAAAAAACAACACCCGTTACATACTTTAAAAAATAAAATACAAATAAGCAATCGTAATTTTTATCACGCCGTATCTAATAAAAAAAAAACAGTATTTATATTAGAATGTAAGAAAGCATCCCCTTCTAAAGGTATTATCTGTAATAATTTCAATCCTATCCAAATAGCCCAAACTTATAAAAAATATTCTTCAGTTATTTCAGTACTAACTGACGATAAATATTTTCATGGAAATTTTGATGTTTTATACCAAATGAGTGAAATTGTAGAGCAACCAATATTATGTAAAGACTTTTTTATTTCAGAATGGCAAATCTATTTTGCACGATTACATCAAGCTGATGCCATTTTATTAATGCTATCAATTTTAGATGATGCAACTTATAAAAAATTAGCTAAAATAGCTCATACGTTATGTATGGGTATATTGACAGAAATAGTAAACGAAAATGAATTAAAACGCGCTAAATATTTAGGGGCTAAAGTTATTGGTATAAATAATCGTAATCTACATGATCTTTCCATTGATCTAAATCGTACTATCACTCTCAGTAAAAATATACCCAATACAATAACAATAATTAGCGAATCTGGGATTAATAATTATTGTCAAATCAGAAAGCTTAGACAATATGTCGATGGATTTTTAATCGGGACAACATTAATGTCTCAACCACGCATTGATACAGCGGTAAAAAAATTAATTTTAGGAGAAAATAAAATATGTGGGCTAACACGAGTTAGCGATGCATATATTATTAATAAGTTAGGAGCGATATATGGAGGATTAATTTTTATTTCTACTTCACTTCGCTATATTAATATCATTACTGCACAACATATTATTTCCAACGTAAAAAATTTAAGTTATGTTGGTGTCTTTCGTAATGCTACTATTTCTTATATTATCAATATAGTAAACATATTAAACCTATCAGCAGTACAACTACATGGAACAGAAAATCAGGACTATATTAATATTTTACGAAAACAACTACCGATTACATGTCATATATGGAAAAGTATTAATATGAACCATAGACCTTTATTGTCGTGTAATATACTAAACGTGGACCGCTATTTGGTAGATAATGGCGGAGGTAGTGGACAAACTTTTGATTGGTCACTTCTTTCTAATATGCAACTAGAAAAAGTAATTTTAGCAGGAGGATTAACAATAAGTAATTGTACAAAAGCAGCACGTATAGGTTGTCTAGGTTTAGATTTTAATTCCGGAGTTGAAATTAGACCAGGCATCAAAAATCATAATAAGCTTATAAAAATATTTCAAATACTAAGCTCTTATTAA
- a CDS encoding aminodeoxychorismate/anthranilate synthase component II has translation MSNIVLLDNIDSFTYNLVDQLRNDGHKVLVYANQLPISIIINTLSNMINPILMLSPGPGSPNKAGCMTQLIKQLIRQIPIIGICLGYQAIIEFYGGRISQSKKIFHGKSSLIYHDNLAMFSNIPNPFLVGRYHSLIGNYIPNNLKINAYYNKNIAMAVRNDSDRICGFQFHPESILTTHGTQLIKQTITWAKYSSQGRNK, from the coding sequence ATGAGCAACATAGTATTACTAGATAACATTGACTCATTCACGTATAATTTAGTAGATCAGTTACGTAACGACGGACACAAAGTATTGGTGTATGCTAATCAATTACCAATATCAATAATTATAAATACTCTATCGAATATGATAAACCCAATTTTGATGTTATCACCAGGCCCTGGATCACCCAATAAAGCTGGGTGCATGACTCAGTTAATAAAACAACTAATTAGACAAATCCCAATTATCGGAATTTGTCTGGGATATCAAGCTATCATAGAATTTTATGGAGGGCGTATATCTCAATCAAAAAAAATTTTTCATGGAAAATCCTCTTTAATATACCATGATAATTTAGCTATGTTTTCTAATATACCAAATCCCTTTCTAGTAGGACGATACCACTCACTAATAGGTAATTATATACCAAATAATTTAAAAATTAATGCCTATTACAACAAGAATATAGCAATGGCAGTACGTAATGATTCTGATCGAATTTGTGGATTTCAATTTCATCCTGAATCTATCTTAACTACTCACGGCACACAACTCATTAAGCAAACTATTACTTGGGCAAAATATTCATCGCAAGGAAGAAATAAATAA
- the trpD gene encoding anthranilate phosphoribosyltransferase codes for MQNILETLYRGQNINQEQSEKLFHNIITEKLSSIQIASALISMKTRGETSEEIIGAVNILLTHAKPFPRPNNLFADITGTGGDNSNTINISTASAIVASTCGAKIIKHGNCSISSLTGSMDFLEKYNLHIKNDVQQSRKNFDELGICFLYAPQYYEVLSRIMPIRKQLKTPTLFNIVGPLINPSKPSLTLIGVYKKELLSPMIQVLQLLKYDHAIVVHCGGIDEVGLHAPTHIAELHNNTINNYVLTASDFGLDSYPIETLCCHSRNQAHEYMINLLRGKGEPAHSSVIAANVALLLKLFGYDNLRANTRLALDKIHHGIPYARLLSLSKNRI; via the coding sequence ATGCAAAATATCCTAGAAACTTTATATCGAGGTCAGAACATCAACCAAGAGCAAAGTGAAAAACTATTTCATAATATAATAACAGAAAAATTATCTTCTATACAAATAGCATCTGCACTGATTAGCATGAAAACACGTGGAGAAACATCTGAAGAAATCATAGGCGCTGTAAATATATTATTAACTCATGCTAAACCTTTCCCACGTCCAAATAACTTATTTGCAGATATCACAGGAACTGGAGGAGATAACAGTAATACTATTAATATTTCTACAGCAAGTGCTATTGTTGCTTCAACTTGCGGCGCAAAAATTATTAAACACGGCAATTGCAGTATATCTAGTCTAACAGGATCAATGGATTTTTTAGAAAAATATAATTTACATATAAAAAATGATGTGCAACAATCACGTAAAAATTTTGACGAACTAGGTATATGTTTTTTATATGCTCCTCAATACTACGAAGTATTATCTCGCATAATGCCTATACGCAAACAATTAAAAACTCCCACACTATTTAATATAGTAGGGCCATTAATTAATCCATCTAAGCCTTCATTGACACTAATTGGTGTATACAAAAAAGAATTATTATCACCTATGATTCAAGTGCTGCAACTACTTAAATATGATCACGCAATAGTAGTACATTGTGGAGGAATAGATGAAGTAGGATTGCATGCCCCTACTCATATAGCAGAACTACACAATAATACAATAAATAACTATGTTTTAACAGCATCAGATTTTGGATTAGACTCCTACCCAATAGAAACACTATGCTGCCATTCAAGAAACCAAGCTCATGAATATATGATTAATTTACTAAGAGGAAAAGGAGAACCTGCACATTCTTCTGTAATAGCAGCCAATGTAGCATTATTATTAAAATTATTTGGATATGATAATTTACGTGCTAACACACGATTAGCTCTAGACAAAATACACCATGGTATTCCTTACGCTCGTTTGTTATCTTTATCAAAAAATAGGATATAA
- the trpB gene encoding tryptophan synthase subunit beta produces MIKLQSYFGEFGGMYVPQILIPALAQLEEAFISAQNDPDFQKEIKYLLNHYAGRPTPLTLCRNLTKGTRAKLYLKREDLLHGGSHKTNQVLGQALLAKRMCKKEIIAETGAGQHGVAVSIAASLLGLKCRIYMGSKDIKRQELNVLRMQLMGTQVIPVHHGSGTLKDACNEAIREWSKTYEYTHYMLGTAAGPHPFPTIVREFQRIIGKETYKQIQIHEQCLPDSIIACVGGGSNAIGIFSDFIDIPSVQLLGVEAGGLGTNTKYHGATLQHGNIGIYFGMKTSILQSSDGQIKNSYSISAGLDFPSVGPEHVYLKQTGRVKYVSVNDIEAIAAFKQLSAHEGIIPALESAHALAHALKIIQKQPNKTQILVVNLSGRGDKDIYTVNNVLQKQKET; encoded by the coding sequence ATGATAAAATTACAGTCTTATTTTGGTGAATTTGGAGGTATGTATGTACCACAAATTCTAATACCAGCTCTTGCTCAATTAGAGGAAGCATTTATATCAGCTCAAAATGATCCTGATTTTCAAAAAGAAATTAAATATCTTTTAAATCATTATGCCGGTCGACCCACCCCTTTAACATTATGTAGAAACTTAACAAAAGGAACTCGCGCTAAACTTTATTTAAAACGTGAAGACTTATTACATGGAGGATCTCATAAAACTAACCAAGTATTAGGACAAGCTTTATTAGCTAAACGTATGTGCAAAAAAGAAATAATTGCTGAAACTGGTGCTGGACAACATGGGGTCGCTGTCTCTATTGCAGCGTCTCTTTTAGGATTAAAGTGTCGTATTTATATGGGATCTAAAGATATAAAACGTCAAGAACTCAATGTCTTAAGAATGCAATTAATGGGTACACAAGTGATCCCAGTGCATCATGGATCTGGAACCTTAAAAGATGCTTGTAACGAAGCTATACGAGAATGGTCTAAAACTTACGAATACACTCATTATATGCTCGGTACAGCTGCTGGCCCTCATCCTTTTCCCACAATTGTTAGAGAATTTCAACGTATTATTGGAAAAGAAACATACAAACAAATACAAATACATGAACAGTGTTTACCAGATTCAATTATTGCTTGCGTAGGAGGAGGATCTAATGCTATCGGAATATTTTCTGATTTTATTGATATACCATCAGTACAGTTGTTAGGCGTAGAAGCTGGAGGTTTAGGAACAAATACTAAATATCATGGCGCTACTCTACAACATGGAAACATAGGAATTTATTTTGGTATGAAAACCTCAATCCTACAGTCTTCAGATGGACAAATAAAAAATTCCTATTCTATTTCTGCTGGGCTCGATTTCCCATCTGTTGGACCAGAACACGTTTACCTAAAACAAACTGGTCGAGTGAAATATGTATCTGTTAATGATATAGAAGCTATAGCAGCTTTTAAGCAATTATCTGCTCATGAAGGAATAATCCCAGCCCTAGAATCCGCTCACGCTTTAGCGCATGCGCTAAAAATAATTCAAAAACAACCAAATAAAACTCAAATTTTAGTAGTTAATTTATCTGGACGCGGAGATAAAGATATTTATACAGTCAATAATGTATTACAAAAACAAAAAGAGACATAA